The proteins below come from a single Caulobacter segnis ATCC 21756 genomic window:
- a CDS encoding SDR family NAD(P)-dependent oxidoreductase produces the protein MSKTFQGKVVVVTGGASGIGLATAKRFSELGASVYVTGRREAELAAAVKAIGGDVTGVRGDASKLADLDTLYDTIQQRHAHIDVLVPNAGGGSMLPLGAITEEHYDDTFGRNVKGVIFTVQKALPLLRDGGAIVLIGSTAAVQGTPAFSVYSASKAAVRNLARGWTTDLRERGIRVNVVSPGPVKTPGLVELAGPDAAAQQGLLDFMASQIPLGRVADPSEIAKAVTFLASADASFIAGAELFVDGGMTQV, from the coding sequence ATGAGCAAGACTTTCCAAGGCAAGGTGGTGGTGGTGACCGGCGGCGCGAGCGGCATCGGCCTGGCCACGGCCAAGCGCTTTTCCGAACTCGGCGCCTCGGTCTACGTGACCGGGCGCCGCGAGGCCGAACTGGCCGCCGCCGTGAAAGCGATCGGCGGCGACGTGACCGGCGTCCGAGGCGACGCCTCCAAGCTGGCCGACCTCGACACCCTGTACGACACGATCCAGCAGCGCCACGCCCACATCGACGTGCTGGTCCCCAACGCCGGCGGCGGTTCGATGCTGCCCCTCGGCGCGATCACCGAAGAGCACTACGACGACACCTTCGGCCGCAATGTGAAGGGCGTGATCTTCACGGTGCAGAAGGCCCTGCCCCTGCTGCGCGACGGCGGCGCGATCGTGCTGATCGGCTCCACGGCGGCGGTGCAAGGCACGCCGGCCTTCAGCGTCTACAGCGCCTCGAAGGCGGCCGTGCGCAATCTGGCGCGCGGCTGGACGACCGACTTGAGGGAGCGCGGCATCCGCGTCAACGTCGTCTCGCCGGGACCGGTGAAGACCCCGGGCCTGGTCGAGCTGGCCGGACCCGACGCCGCCGCCCAGCAAGGCCTGCTGGACTTCATGGCTAGCCAGATCCCTCTGGGCCGGGTCGCCGACCCGTCCGAGATCGCCAAGGCGGTCACCTTCCTGGCGTCGGC